A stretch of the Desulforegula conservatrix Mb1Pa genome encodes the following:
- a CDS encoding dihydrodipicolinate synthase family protein encodes MSTSSRMNFAGINNIMITPFTETEKVDYDSLCNVIDKIVSKGVHAITILGVAGEAHKLSDQERSEITVKAFETVAGRCPIIVGTSSNSTKEVVSASCFAERHGAAAVMIAPPKGLQFGPQLIEHYSEVAKSISIPIVLQDYAEVTMVDLSPQNMLDLLRSVPQIAAIKLETPPTPLRMSETRQIVNDDIAIVGGNGGVLFFDELLKGANGTMNGFAYSEALLEIWNHWNNDNQKSAEKSYFWILPLLTFEFQPKIGLAIRKEILRQRGWIKTAVLRGVSSYLNSEILSDLSNIMKNLSIEDKYDNN; translated from the coding sequence ATGAGTACATCATCTCGTATGAACTTTGCTGGAATTAATAACATAATGATTACTCCGTTCACGGAAACGGAGAAGGTCGATTATGATAGTCTTTGTAATGTAATTGACAAAATTGTTTCTAAGGGTGTCCATGCGATTACAATCTTAGGTGTGGCTGGCGAAGCACATAAGCTTTCAGACCAAGAGCGATCTGAAATTACAGTTAAGGCATTTGAAACGGTAGCTGGTAGATGTCCAATTATCGTAGGCACTTCCAGTAATTCTACAAAAGAAGTTGTTTCTGCTTCCTGCTTTGCGGAACGTCATGGCGCTGCGGCAGTTATGATTGCGCCACCTAAGGGCTTGCAGTTTGGACCTCAACTAATAGAGCATTACAGTGAAGTGGCCAAATCTATATCTATTCCAATTGTGCTTCAAGACTACGCTGAGGTGACTATGGTTGATTTATCTCCTCAAAATATGCTTGATTTATTGAGATCAGTGCCGCAAATTGCTGCTATTAAGCTTGAAACTCCACCAACTCCACTGAGAATGAGTGAGACACGACAAATAGTTAATGATGACATTGCTATTGTTGGCGGAAATGGTGGCGTCTTATTTTTTGATGAGCTTCTCAAAGGCGCAAATGGTACAATGAATGGATTCGCCTACTCGGAAGCCTTACTAGAAATATGGAATCACTGGAACAATGACAACCAAAAAAGTGCTGAGAAAAGCTACTTTTGGATTCTCCCCCTCCTCACTTTTGAATTTCAGCCAAAGATAGGTTTAGCGATTCGTAAAGAAATTCTAAGACAGCGTGGCTGGATCAAAACTGCTGTTCTAAGAGGCGTTTCTTCCTATCTAAATTCTGAAATTCTTTCCGATTTATCTAATATAATGAAAAATCTTAGTATTGAAGATAAATACGATAATAACTAA
- a CDS encoding carbamoyltransferase family protein, protein MIVLGWHGGIIREFQDAAPGWSTHDGSAVIIRDGNLICAFEEERLNRIKHSNYFPAHAIYNCLKITGLSFDDIDVIAMNFIEQNRKVFPCDAGLPSVNHFLEYPEQRSFSVRDMICELFEREFSADVSNKLFFCNHHIAHLWSAFSTSGFPDALVVSNDGFGDSLSGCIAVGDSIGISILRQHSIEQSLGTLYRDFIRILGYKRFDEYKAMGLAPYGDPNRFNGIFKKMYQLLPEGNFELLPIEERWGLLYDEGLVKQARRAGEPFNEVHKDFAAGLQNALETIVFHVITHFRKKTGKSNLCLAGGVAHNSTLNGKLLSSDLFEKIYVQPASHDAGGAIGAAIAAYEMKGDQSCRRQMPHVFLGRDIGSDMDIRTALEAWGPVLEMSPITEPAAVAAQLISQGEVVGWVQGRSEFGPRSLGNRSIIADPRPINNWTRINKMVKDRESFRPFAPSIIEDKLTTIIDTPKCKADLSFMTFTLPVRKEYREILGAVTHVNGSARIQTVSQKQNRLYWELIQDFFSITGIPAILNTSFNNSVEPIVDTIDDAVVCLLTTGLDLMIVGNYLVTKNDFISNPQCILSLKVQLSASKKLVKRCTMTVEGQKQIRFAIEATASLIFDQASVNISEKLFKAIAFSDRAPTVGELLLDKDTNFEMYDKELFDELIYLWKLRAIRILP, encoded by the coding sequence ATGATTGTTTTAGGATGGCATGGTGGTATCATCAGGGAGTTCCAGGATGCAGCTCCTGGGTGGTCAACGCATGATGGCTCTGCAGTTATTATACGAGATGGAAATCTAATCTGCGCTTTCGAGGAAGAACGCCTTAATCGCATAAAGCATTCTAATTACTTCCCGGCTCACGCCATTTATAATTGTTTAAAGATTACTGGGCTATCATTTGATGACATTGATGTCATTGCTATGAATTTTATAGAGCAAAATCGGAAAGTGTTTCCGTGTGATGCAGGGCTACCTTCTGTGAACCATTTTCTTGAATATCCAGAACAGCGCAGTTTCTCTGTCAGAGACATGATTTGTGAGCTCTTTGAACGCGAATTTTCTGCGGATGTTTCTAATAAACTATTCTTCTGTAATCACCATATAGCACATTTATGGAGCGCCTTTTCAACTTCTGGCTTTCCTGATGCGCTTGTCGTTTCGAATGATGGTTTTGGAGATAGTCTTTCAGGGTGTATTGCTGTGGGTGACTCAATTGGTATTAGTATTCTTAGACAACATTCTATCGAGCAATCGTTAGGAACATTATATAGAGATTTTATTCGAATCCTTGGTTACAAGCGATTTGATGAATACAAAGCAATGGGCTTGGCCCCATATGGTGATCCAAATCGTTTCAATGGTATATTCAAAAAAATGTATCAACTCCTTCCTGAGGGCAACTTCGAATTATTACCTATAGAAGAACGATGGGGACTACTGTATGATGAGGGGCTGGTCAAGCAGGCGCGGCGAGCAGGAGAACCCTTCAATGAAGTACATAAAGACTTTGCAGCAGGATTGCAAAACGCTCTTGAGACCATTGTATTTCATGTCATAACCCATTTTCGTAAAAAAACCGGAAAGTCAAACCTTTGCTTAGCTGGTGGTGTGGCACATAATTCTACTTTAAATGGAAAGCTTCTCAGTAGTGACTTATTCGAAAAAATATATGTACAGCCTGCATCTCACGATGCTGGAGGTGCTATAGGAGCGGCAATCGCAGCCTACGAAATGAAGGGCGACCAGTCTTGTCGGCGACAGATGCCCCACGTTTTTTTGGGTCGTGATATCGGTAGCGATATGGACATTAGGACTGCTCTTGAAGCATGGGGGCCAGTGCTTGAAATGAGCCCAATAACAGAGCCTGCGGCCGTTGCAGCACAACTAATTTCACAAGGAGAAGTAGTTGGTTGGGTTCAAGGGCGATCCGAATTTGGGCCCAGATCTCTTGGAAATAGAAGTATCATTGCTGATCCAAGGCCTATTAACAATTGGACGCGTATTAACAAAATGGTCAAAGATCGAGAATCATTTCGACCTTTTGCGCCATCAATTATAGAAGACAAGCTAACAACTATTATCGATACCCCAAAATGTAAAGCTGATTTATCTTTCATGACATTTACTCTCCCAGTTCGGAAAGAGTATAGGGAAATTTTAGGTGCGGTTACGCATGTTAATGGTTCTGCTCGCATTCAGACTGTATCTCAAAAGCAGAATCGCCTATACTGGGAACTCATACAAGATTTTTTTTCAATAACAGGTATTCCTGCTATTTTGAATACATCATTTAACAATAGTGTGGAACCGATAGTAGATACAATAGACGATGCTGTAGTTTGCTTATTAACTACTGGACTGGATCTAATGATAGTTGGTAATTACTTAGTGACAAAGAATGATTTTATCTCTAATCCACAATGTATCTTATCGCTTAAGGTGCAACTGTCGGCCAGCAAGAAGCTCGTTAAACGATGCACGATGACAGTTGAAGGTCAAAAGCAAATTCGTTTTGCTATAGAGGCCACTGCGTCTCTCATCTTTGACCAAGCGAGTGTTAACATTTCAGAGAAGCTTTTTAAAGCCATCGCTTTTTCGGATAGAGCTCCTACAGTTGGAGAATTATTACTTGATAAAGATACGAATTTCGAGATGTACGATAAAGAACTTTTTGACGAACTCATTTATCTATGGAAATTACGCGCAATTAGAATACTCCCATGA